A stretch of the Lolium perenne isolate Kyuss_39 chromosome 3, Kyuss_2.0, whole genome shotgun sequence genome encodes the following:
- the LOC127340365 gene encoding uncharacterized protein, with protein sequence MLLANERVDALAQKLEQSEAARKKAELAASKAKAEVDEAKVKAASVEELQRRLKDAESALDEQKTAQTVREQEIIKRLKSQSRPQTNQDFDLENPVNDPLLDALSLLEFHGREIREGVANANASLSALFPFFFPKKEEPSTFLALAKLFNSSEDLGLKMRQENMKVAVESTVALVADSQQTLDWMKVGDTSQIEHSRWRSLIKAAKPNTKKILAYLGIKPASTPSSSRPEV encoded by the exons ATGTtgctt gccaacgaacgtgtcgacgcacttgctcaaaaactcgagcaaagtgaggcggctcgcaagaaagctgaacttgctgctagcaaagccaaggccgaggttgatgaagccaaggtgaaagctgctagtgtcgaggaactgcagagaaggctcaaagatgccgaatctgccttagatgagcagaaaactgcacaaactgtgcgtgaacaagagatcatcaagcgtctgaagtcgcaaagtcgac cccaaacaaaccaagattttgatctggagaatcccgtcaatgaccctctccttgatgcactttctcttctggagttccatgggcgcgaaattcgtgaaggcgtggccaatgccaatgcgagtttgtcggcgttgttccccttcttcttcccgaagaaagaggaaccttcaactttccttgcccttgccaagcttttcaattcgtcggaagacctgggattgaagatgcgtcaggagaatatgaaggttgctgtcgagagtactgttgccctggttgctgacagccaacagacgcttgattggatgaaggttggcgacaccagccagatagagcattcgagatggaggtcgctgatcaaggcagccaagcccaacacgaagaagatcttggcgtatctggggatcaagccagcttcgactcctagctcctcgaggccggaggtctag